One part of the Mya arenaria isolate MELC-2E11 chromosome 3, ASM2691426v1 genome encodes these proteins:
- the LOC128226265 gene encoding acidic amino acid decarboxylase GADL1-like: MATEEVNTLTTVPRTYDDIDEVVNDINVNDNEKDEDSCQEYESDVSSCAGRSTSDECERVVQDMTPTVTQSADSLSTDAKETDFLYKMVDLIFREAIVDETQSNNRPVCSFLSPEELCASLTELSIGQEGSDANKLIDFAEKVIKNSVKTAHPRFFNQLYGGLSKYSIAGAWCAEVLNSSM, translated from the exons ATGGCTACGGAGGAAGTAAACACTTTGACGACGGTTCCAAGAACGTACGATGACATCGATGAAGTCGTGAATGACATAAACGTGAACGACAACGAAAAGGACGAGGATTCGTGCCAAGAGTATGAAAGTGACGTCAGCTCGTGTGCTGGCAGGTCTACAAGTGACGAGTGCGAGAGAGTTGTCCAGGACATGACACCTACTGTCACCCAGTCTGCCGATAGCCTTAGCACGGACGCCAAGGAAACTGACTTCTTGTATAAGATGGTGGACCTCATTTTCAGGGAGGCCATTGTGGATGAGACGCAGAGTAACAACAG GCCAGTGTGCAGCTTCCTTTCGCCGGAGGAGCTGTGCGCGAGTCTCACGGAACTTAGCATCGGTCAGGAGGGCAGCGATGCGAACAAACTCATCGATTTTGCCGAGAAAGTCATCAAGAACAGCGTGAAGACCG CCCATCCACGGTTTTTCAACCAGTTATATGGCGGACTCAGCAAGTATTCCATTGCCGGGGCTTGGTGCGCCGAGGTCCTCAACTCCAGCATGTAA
- the LOC128228246 gene encoding cysteine sulfinic acid decarboxylase-like has protein sequence MATVAVNTLPTVPRTYDDIDEVVNDINVDDNEKDEVSCDEYECDVSSCDGTSTSDECEKNAEEATPTITQSVDSLSTDAKETDFLYKMVDLIFREAIVDETQSNNRPVCNFLSPEELCASLTELSIGQEGSDANKLIDFAEKVIKNSVKTAHPRFFNQLYGGLSKYSIAGAWCAEVLNSSMYTYEVAPVFTIMEREIYTKMLGLAGFRGGDAIFAPGGSISNLYAVNIARHHKFPQIKTKGVFSVKKPICIFASDQCHYSVQKAAAALGIGSDNVISVASDNKGRMLVSKLEMEIEKSVLEGLEPFMVVATAGTTVYGAYDPIADISGICEKYGIWLHVDGAWGGSVLLSKTHRHLMEGIEKADSLTWNAHKQMGVGQQCSVFLTKHKGLLMSCHSASAKYLFQPDKHYDVSYDTGDMSLQCGRKNDVFKLWLTWKAIGEIGMEKNVDHLFALSRHLATKLKQTDGFRLIMEPMCTNVCFWYIPPSMRDIPETPEWWQSLGKVTATIKKLMVKAGSMMITYNPEGSRVNFFRMVCTNKDTTFSDMDFVVDEIVALGVLL, from the exons ATGGCTACTGTGGCAGTAAACACTTTGCCGACGGTTCCAAGAACGTACGACGACATCGATGAAGTCGTGAATGACATAAACGTGGACGACAACGAAAAGGACGAAGTCTCGTGCGATGAGTATGAATGTGACGTCAGCTCGTGTGATGGCACATCTACTAGTGACGAGTGCGAGAAGAATGCCGAGGAGGCGACACCGACTATCACCCAGTCTGTCGATAGCCTCAGCACGGACGCCAAGGAAACTGACTTCTTGTACAAGATGGTGGACCTCATTTTCAGGGAGGCCATTGTGGATGAGACGCAGAGTAACAACAG GCCAGTGTGTAATTTCCTGTCACCGGAGGAGCTGTGTGCGAGTCTCACGGAACTTAGCATCGGTCAGGAGGGCAGCGATGCGAACAAACTCATCGATTTTGCCGAGAAAGTCATCAAGAACAGCGTGAAGACCG ccCATCCCCGGTTTTTCAACCAGCTATATGGCGGACTCAGCAAGTATTCCATTGCCGGGGCGTGGTGCGCCGAGGTCCTCAACTCCAGCAT GTACACGTACGAGGTGGCTCCCGTGTTCACGATAATGGAGCGGGAGATATACACCAAGATGTTGGGACTTGCCGGGTTTCGGGGTGGGGACGCCATCTTTGCCCCCGGTGGCTCAATCTCGAACCTGTACGCTGTAAACATCGCCAGGCACCACAAGTTTCCACAGATCAAAACCAAGGGCGTTTTCAGCGTCAAGAAACCCATCTGCATCTTCGCAAGTGACCAG TGCCACTACTCTGTCCAGAAGGCGGCAGCGGCCCTCGGTATTGGCTCCGACAATGTCATTTCCGTCGCCAGTGACAACAAAGGCCGTATGCTAGTGAGCAAACTGGAAATGGAAATAGAAAAGTCCGTTCTTGAG GGCTTGGAGCCTTTTATGGTGGTTGCGACGGCAGGAACGACTGTGTACGGCGCCTACGACCCGATAGCCGACATTTCCGGGATCTGTGAGAAGTACGGCATCTGGCTGCACGTGGACGGCGCCTGGGGCGGCAGCGTTCTGCTCTCTAAAACGCACCGGCACTTAATGGAAGGAATTGAGAA AGCGGACTCATTGACGTGGAACGCACACAAACAGATGGGTGTAGGTCAGCAATGTTCCGTGTTTCTCACCAAACATAAGGGCCTCCTGATGTCCTGTCACTCTGCCAGCGCCAAGTACCTCTTCCAGCCAGATAAACATTATGACGTAAGCTATGACACCGGGGATATGTCGCTGCAGTGTGGCCGGAAGAACGACGTCTTTAAACTCTGGCTCACGTGGAAGGCTATCGGAGAGATCGGAATGGAGAAAAACGTCGACCACCTGTTTGCGCTGTCGAG gcATCTAGCGACGAAGCTTAAACAGACAGATGGCTTTCGTCTCATTATGGAGCCCATGTGCACGAACGTTTGCTTCTGGTACATTCCACCGAGCATGCGTGACATACCGGAGACTCCCGAATGGTGGCAGTCGCTTGGCAAGGTCACGGCCACAATTAAGAAACTCATGGTGAAGGCGGGCTCCATGATGATCACGTACAACCCCGAGGGTAGCCGAGTGAACTTCTTCCGGATGGTGTGCACGAACAAAGACACTACATTTTCTGACATGGATTTTGTCGTTGACGAAATAGTCGCCCTTGGTGTTTTGTTATAA
- the LOC128226806 gene encoding cytosolic iron-sulfur assembly component 2A-like, translating to MQALSGLFRKFTLQPEVESKRNEPHIQHESNENVGVNGKMIVAIQSQCAENGSVSSQQQTNEMSPELQILRETVYDLIKDIKDPEKPQTLEELEVVNEDNVLVQNFSDDTLLVQITFIPTVPHCSLASLIGLSIRQKLAVCLPDKHKLDIFVKEGTHETANEINKQINDKERIAAAMENPNLRQLVDQCIEENG from the exons ATGCAAGCGTTATCTGGACTTTTTCGAAAGTTTACTTTACAGCCGGAGGTAGAAAGTAAACGAAATGAACCTCATATACAGCACGAAAGCAACGAGAACGTTGGTGTAAACGGTAAAATGATCGTCGCTATCCAAAGTCAATGTGCAGAAAATGGTTCTGTATCCAGTCAACAACAGACAAATGAGATGAGTCCAGAACTACAAATTTTGAGGGAGACAGTTTACG ATTTGATAAAAGATATCAAAGACCCAGAAAAGCCACAGACATTGGAAGAGTTGGAAGTTGTAAATGAAGATAATGTTCTTGTACAGAACTTCAGTGATGATACCCTCCTTGTGCAGATCACCTTTATACCAACCGTACCTCATTGCTCATTAGCCTCCTTAATTG GCCTAAGTATAAGACAGAAGCTAGCAGTATGCCTTCCAGATAAGCACAAG TTGGATATATTCGTGAAGGAGGGAACTCATGAAACTGCAAATGAGA TTAACAAGCAAATAAATGACAAAGAGCGGATAGCAGCTGCGATGGAGAATCCAAACCTTCGTCAACTGGTAGATCAGTGTATCGAAGAGAATGGCTAG